The following coding sequences are from one Chondrinema litorale window:
- a CDS encoding ABC transporter permease, with product MWKNYFKISWRLLLRNRLYTIINLFSLTVGISIFTVILLLFQTKTTKDFFHKDSDQIYRIVAGIDSPGKDPIYTPLMSESFATQCESSLPSLETVAQYGWTNGIVVRDDNSFHEKIQLVDPEFFNFFSFPFKEGKSDFHNDFNSVVLSKDLAQKYFGERSPLNQEINIKIDAFEQTYRVCGVLDSKAYNSKFELDIIIPNVYTNKIFTFKGDDSFRPFENFIKLRADADISQVQANVTALLANEFNNYEEDTQFSTLMQSVKVSSWAEGLPDGGFVKTPLYVFLSLAFIILLISCVNFATLTIGNAFKRTKEVGVRKVNGAFTSQLRFQFLIESVLTAIVAAFISLPIIYQLVSMFNEFTGINILFANLYLTNTLLIYVIVALFSGITAGFYPAFNIAKFNTQNLLKNNFQLGGKSTFSNILITAQFTVSLFFVVLASLISKQVYTFENASTGFNKEHIVLVDNPVEVEKKASFSQNLFELTKKKPGISFMAASTTALSHNDWNFWPYYYNEEEGQYFHYNYIDENFIDLYQIEMVNGRNFNETSTLEDISSVIVNQVFVERYQLENPVGSIINLGEEDVKIVGVTKDFHYRNLKQKINPLVLRPLQAKDTLHTPDILAFKLTGDIQENIAALQTAWNKVAPNYPFEYVFVEDEMNNSYIDIAQIGMIASFASTLVSIVSVLGLFGLIVLVSSKRTKEIAIRKVLCASTSELIWTLSKNLLKLVLIAILIALPLATFFFSIITEQFVVKVPFNFFLYCLVAFISLSIAMITMCLHTMRVAAQNPINNLRHT from the coding sequence ATGTGGAAAAATTACTTTAAAATTTCTTGGCGATTACTTCTTAGAAATAGATTATATACGATAATCAATTTATTCAGCCTTACTGTAGGTATAAGTATATTTACTGTTATACTATTACTCTTTCAAACCAAAACAACCAAAGACTTTTTTCACAAAGACAGTGACCAAATATATAGGATTGTAGCAGGCATTGACAGTCCAGGCAAAGACCCTATTTATACACCACTCATGTCGGAGTCTTTTGCAACTCAATGCGAAAGTAGTTTGCCATCACTAGAAACAGTGGCTCAGTATGGTTGGACAAATGGTATTGTAGTAAGAGACGATAATAGCTTTCATGAAAAAATACAGTTAGTTGACCCTGAATTTTTCAATTTCTTCAGTTTTCCTTTTAAAGAGGGCAAAAGTGACTTTCATAATGATTTTAATTCGGTAGTATTAAGTAAAGATCTAGCTCAAAAATATTTTGGAGAGAGAAGCCCGCTCAATCAGGAAATCAATATAAAAATAGATGCATTTGAACAAACATATAGAGTTTGTGGTGTGCTAGATTCAAAAGCATACAATTCTAAGTTTGAACTCGATATCATCATCCCTAATGTATATACCAATAAAATTTTTACTTTCAAAGGTGATGACAGTTTTCGCCCTTTTGAAAACTTTATCAAACTAAGAGCGGATGCAGACATATCACAAGTACAAGCAAATGTTACTGCCTTATTAGCCAATGAGTTCAATAATTATGAAGAGGATACCCAGTTTTCTACACTGATGCAATCGGTAAAAGTATCGTCTTGGGCGGAAGGTTTGCCAGATGGAGGTTTTGTTAAAACGCCATTATATGTATTTCTGTCACTTGCTTTTATAATATTGTTGATATCTTGTGTGAATTTTGCTACACTCACCATAGGAAATGCCTTTAAACGAACCAAAGAGGTAGGTGTCAGAAAAGTGAATGGTGCATTTACTTCGCAGCTCAGATTCCAATTTCTTATCGAGTCAGTTTTAACTGCAATTGTCGCCGCATTTATTAGTTTACCAATCATTTATCAATTGGTATCTATGTTTAATGAATTTACGGGTATAAATATCTTATTTGCCAATTTATACCTTACAAATACACTCCTGATTTATGTGATAGTAGCACTATTTTCAGGCATTACTGCTGGGTTTTATCCTGCTTTCAACATTGCCAAGTTTAATACTCAAAATTTATTAAAGAACAATTTTCAACTGGGCGGAAAGAGTACCTTTAGTAATATTTTGATTACTGCTCAATTTACAGTATCACTGTTTTTTGTGGTATTAGCGTCGTTGATCAGCAAGCAAGTGTACACCTTTGAAAATGCATCAACAGGATTTAATAAAGAACACATAGTGTTGGTAGATAACCCTGTTGAAGTAGAAAAAAAGGCATCTTTTTCTCAAAACCTCTTTGAATTAACAAAAAAAAAGCCCGGCATCTCATTTATGGCAGCCAGTACTACTGCCCTTTCACACAATGACTGGAATTTCTGGCCTTACTATTACAATGAGGAAGAAGGGCAATACTTTCATTATAATTATATAGACGAAAATTTCATTGACCTATACCAAATAGAAATGGTAAATGGTAGAAACTTCAATGAAACAAGTACCCTTGAAGACATTAGCTCAGTTATCGTGAATCAAGTATTTGTAGAAAGGTATCAACTTGAGAACCCTGTTGGAAGCATCATCAACCTAGGTGAAGAAGATGTGAAAATTGTAGGGGTAACAAAAGATTTCCATTATAGAAACTTAAAGCAAAAAATTAATCCCTTGGTTCTAAGACCTTTGCAAGCAAAGGATACCCTGCATACACCCGATATCTTAGCTTTTAAGCTCACAGGCGATATACAAGAAAATATTGCTGCGCTACAAACTGCTTGGAACAAAGTGGCACCCAACTATCCTTTTGAGTATGTTTTTGTAGAAGATGAAATGAATAACTCTTACATTGATATTGCGCAAATAGGCATGATCGCTTCATTTGCCTCTACCTTGGTCAGCATAGTATCAGTCCTTGGTTTATTTGGACTCATTGTGTTGGTTTCTTCCAAAAGAACGAAAGAAATCGCCATTAGAAAAGTACTTTGTGCTTCTACCTCAGAACTTATATGGACATTATCTAAAAATCTGCTCAAATTGGTACTTATTGCTATATTAATTGCTCTGCCTTTAGCCACTTTCTTTTTTAGTATTATTACAGAACAATTTGTTGTAAAAGTACCTTTCAATTTCTTTCTTTATTGCCTTGTTGCATTCATAAGTTTATCTATTGCGATGATTACCATGTGTCTCCATACTATGCGGGTTGCTGCACAGAATCCCATTAATAATTTGCGACATACTTAG
- a CDS encoding immunity protein YezG family protein → MKKDSVDNIITELGYYLVKSVPTPNWDKIEVISEIITLTSQTSSVYFNGDSVIDFLGGNTNLIDKLKRLRAEMYKLSPNKGAWYTIKIIIFSSGDFDISYDYDNKPDFNYQPNDELYRLDFKEFPRDENSTPEWLKEILNKA, encoded by the coding sequence ATGAAAAAAGATAGTGTAGATAATATTATAACAGAATTAGGCTACTATTTAGTGAAATCTGTACCTACCCCCAATTGGGATAAAATAGAGGTAATTTCCGAAATTATCACTCTAACTAGCCAGACTAGTTCGGTATATTTTAATGGAGATTCCGTAATAGACTTTCTCGGAGGTAATACAAATCTAATTGATAAATTAAAAAGGCTCAGGGCTGAAATGTATAAACTATCTCCCAATAAGGGAGCATGGTATACAATAAAGATAATTATTTTTTCTAGTGGAGATTTCGATATAAGTTACGATTATGATAATAAACCGGATTTCAATTATCAGCCAAATGATGAGTTATATCGATTGGATTTTAAAGAATTTCCACGGGATGAGAATAGTACTCCTGAATGGTTAAAAGAAATATTGAATAAAGCATAA
- a CDS encoding sugar phosphate isomerase/epimerase family protein codes for MNRRNFIKSTTLAAATINLPFTGFTQDTSLKRKFKLCLSPGNIGVSLDQKGALQAAIDYGYEAIVSFPNEIQNWSDDEVASFKKEMKSNKIAWGSGGIPVEFRKDEQTFKDGLSKLAKAAEALQKVGASKMNTWIMPTHPTLSYSENMKQHASRLGECAKILADYDVKLGLEYVGPKTLMARDRYPFIHTLAECLTLIENTKQPNVGIQLDTFHWYCGEDTVADLLSLKPSQIITVDLNDARSDLSRDAQLDGTRELAGATGVIDITAFLKALMEIGYDGTVRSEPFNKKLNDMDDKKAMELDMQSLQAVLKNCGVK; via the coding sequence ATGAATCGCAGAAACTTTATCAAATCAACCACCTTAGCAGCAGCAACCATAAACCTTCCATTTACCGGATTTACTCAAGATACATCTCTAAAAAGAAAATTTAAACTTTGCCTAAGCCCAGGCAATATTGGAGTAAGTCTAGATCAAAAAGGCGCATTACAGGCTGCAATCGATTATGGCTACGAAGCCATTGTTTCTTTCCCTAACGAGATTCAAAACTGGTCTGATGATGAAGTGGCTTCCTTTAAAAAGGAAATGAAATCTAACAAAATTGCATGGGGTTCTGGTGGGATTCCAGTAGAGTTTAGAAAAGATGAACAGACATTTAAAGACGGATTGAGCAAATTAGCCAAAGCAGCAGAAGCTTTGCAAAAAGTAGGCGCTAGTAAAATGAATACTTGGATAATGCCAACTCATCCTACTTTATCTTATTCAGAAAATATGAAGCAGCATGCCAGCAGATTGGGCGAATGCGCCAAAATTCTTGCTGACTATGATGTAAAACTCGGCTTAGAATATGTTGGGCCAAAAACCTTAATGGCTAGAGATAGATATCCTTTTATACATACTTTGGCTGAGTGCTTAACCTTGATTGAAAACACAAAACAGCCAAACGTTGGAATTCAATTAGATACTTTTCACTGGTATTGTGGAGAAGATACTGTAGCCGATTTATTAAGTTTAAAACCATCTCAAATTATTACGGTAGACTTAAACGATGCTCGCTCTGATCTTTCGCGTGATGCGCAACTAGACGGTACCCGTGAGTTAGCAGGTGCAACAGGTGTAATTGATATTACTGCTTTCTTAAAAGCCCTAATGGAGATCGGTTACGATGGTACAGTTCGTTCTGAGCCTTTCAACAAAAAATTAAACGACATGGACGATAAAAAAGCCATGGAATTAGATATGCAAAGCTTGCAAGCCGTACTTAAAAACTGCGGGGTAAAATAA
- a CDS encoding alpha/beta hydrolase-fold protein: MNCIYPLRSFIIIPFLLSYFNATAQYASNKQQEIVIGSIDTLHSKVLNEPRGIWVHLPENMDNANKYPVIYLLDAPAHFYTATGLLKLLTEWNMPESILVGINTSETRIKDFTPTNVPFHRGHHSETSGGAPEFLEFIKTELQPYIESKYPTENINTIIGHSTGGLFVTYAYLHHPEVFDNYLAIEPSLWWDKEILVKESQAILKKGKHQNEHLYIAVANSDEFDTLAVRKDTTVHTEQIRANFNFRDVLAQHKQQVNFSWDFYNNESHGSVVVPAMYNGLRDLFSWFPFPEMWRFNTPAQYTTEELTEPFYIHYAELSKRLKREMKPDWQFLNDVGFFMLSGHNAPQKALGYLEMNLKYYPDESRTYVALGNFYMQQSEQDKAISYFEKAVSIDGNKEAQSKLKELK; the protein is encoded by the coding sequence ATGAATTGTATTTACCCCCTCAGATCATTTATCATCATCCCATTTTTACTTAGCTATTTTAATGCGACAGCCCAATATGCTTCGAACAAGCAGCAAGAAATTGTTATTGGCAGCATAGATACATTGCATTCAAAGGTTTTAAATGAGCCAAGAGGAATTTGGGTGCACTTACCAGAGAATATGGATAATGCGAATAAGTATCCAGTGATTTATTTGCTAGATGCTCCGGCTCACTTTTACACCGCAACAGGTTTGCTCAAATTACTAACAGAGTGGAATATGCCAGAATCGATTCTGGTAGGGATTAATACTTCCGAAACTCGAATTAAAGATTTTACGCCTACGAATGTGCCTTTTCATCGTGGGCATCATTCAGAAACATCTGGTGGAGCACCTGAGTTTCTTGAGTTTATAAAAACCGAATTGCAGCCTTATATAGAAAGTAAATATCCGACAGAAAATATCAATACAATTATCGGGCATTCAACGGGTGGTTTATTTGTTACTTATGCTTATTTACACCATCCTGAAGTGTTTGATAATTATCTGGCGATAGAACCAAGCCTTTGGTGGGATAAAGAAATTTTGGTAAAAGAATCACAAGCGATTTTAAAGAAAGGGAAGCATCAAAACGAGCACTTATATATTGCAGTAGCGAATAGCGATGAGTTCGATACTTTAGCTGTAAGAAAAGATACCACTGTACACACTGAACAAATTAGAGCCAATTTTAACTTTCGCGATGTATTGGCACAGCACAAGCAGCAAGTCAATTTCTCATGGGATTTTTATAATAATGAAAGCCACGGAAGTGTAGTGGTGCCTGCCATGTATAATGGATTGAGAGATTTGTTTTCTTGGTTTCCTTTTCCGGAAATGTGGAGGTTTAATACGCCTGCGCAATATACTACAGAAGAATTGACAGAGCCTTTTTATATCCATTATGCTGAACTGAGCAAGCGATTAAAACGGGAGATGAAACCCGATTGGCAGTTTCTAAATGATGTGGGATTTTTTATGTTATCTGGACACAATGCTCCCCAGAAAGCACTCGGATATTTAGAAATGAATCTTAAATATTATCCTGACGAATCGAGAACTTATGTGGCTTTGGGTAATTTTTATATGCAACAAAGTGAGCAAGATAAAGCCATTTCTTATTTCGAAAAAGCTGTTTCGATAGATGGAAATAAAGAAGCGCAATCGAAATTGAAAGAGTTGAAATAG
- a CDS encoding amidohydrolase family protein: MKYIYFFLMLCTAGLVTAQDKKDWDVAEPTGEWNFKELNLSTTEGTWMNLDVSPDGSKIAFDMLGDIYIMSTSGGKATALRSGLPFEVQPRFSPDGSKISFTSDAGGGDNIWVMNIDGSEAHQVTKEDFRLLNNAVWTPDGNYLIARKHFTSGRSLGAGEMWMYHITGGSGMQLTKRRNDQQDVNEPYVSPDGKYLYYCEDVYPGGYFQYNKDPNSQIYQVKRYGMEDGETLTITGGPGGACRPTISNNGKYLAFVKRVRTKTVLYLHDLSTGEEWPIYDKLNKDQQEAWAIFGTYSNFDWSPDDKFIYFWAEGKIKKIDVSSLAVSDVPFEVENTIKIAEALKFKRDINPDQFEVKDIRNAVTSPDGKMLVFNALGHLYKKQLPNGTPERITTAKEFEFEPAFSADGATLVYVTWDDEELGAVKKLALKERKSQPVTITTEKGVYRSPALSPDAKTVVFVKESGNGILGGTFDKKPGIYTISINGGEAKRIKQGGEYPQFNVKGDRIFFQTGGYFFGNLTKHLKSVNLQGDDEQTHVESKYANRLIPSPDNKWVAFINLHKAYLAPLPLSGQTLNIDPNSKSVPVAVITRDAGINLHWSADSKKIHWTLGDEYFTNDINERFTFLEGSPDSIPPIDTVGVKVALTVDTYKPEGIIAFTGATIITMEGDQVIENGTIVINGNKIEAIGEDSSVTVPKGAKVYDAEGKTIMPGLVDVHAHVSAFGYGITPQKHWPLYANLAYGVTTAHDPSANTETVFALSELIKSGDMNGPRLFSTGIILYGADGDFKAKVNNIEDARSALRRTKAFGAFSVKSYNQPRRNQRQQIIQAARELNMLVVPEGGSTFYHNISMVMDGHTGIEHNIPVAPVYKDVLELWGASNSGYTPTLIVNYGGLNGEYYFYQHTNVWENEKLLNFYPRGMIDSRSRYRTMAPEEEYENGHILVSQTCKALADHGVKVNLGAHGQLHGLGAHWELWMLQQGGMTNLEALKAATINGADYLGIDAQVGSLKEGKLADIIVLDKNPLEDIQNTNSVVYTMVNGRLFDSATMNEIGNKEETRTQFYWENNKYNQAFNWHESAESYMRVGCSCEADH; the protein is encoded by the coding sequence ATGAAATATATATATTTCTTTCTTATGCTATGCACTGCCGGTTTGGTAACAGCTCAGGATAAAAAAGACTGGGATGTAGCTGAGCCTACCGGAGAATGGAATTTTAAAGAACTAAACTTATCTACCACCGAAGGTACTTGGATGAACCTCGACGTAAGTCCAGATGGAAGCAAGATTGCTTTCGATATGTTAGGCGACATATATATTATGTCTACCAGTGGCGGCAAAGCAACCGCTTTAAGATCAGGTTTGCCTTTTGAAGTGCAACCAAGATTTAGCCCTGATGGAAGCAAAATATCTTTTACCAGTGATGCTGGTGGGGGAGACAACATCTGGGTAATGAATATCGATGGTTCTGAAGCCCACCAAGTAACTAAAGAAGATTTTAGATTACTCAACAATGCTGTTTGGACTCCCGATGGTAATTATTTAATCGCCAGAAAACACTTTACTTCTGGTCGTAGTCTGGGTGCTGGTGAAATGTGGATGTATCACATCACTGGTGGTAGCGGTATGCAATTAACCAAAAGAAGAAACGATCAGCAAGATGTAAACGAGCCTTATGTTTCTCCTGATGGCAAGTATTTATATTACTGTGAGGATGTTTATCCGGGTGGTTATTTCCAATATAATAAAGATCCTAACAGCCAGATTTATCAGGTGAAGCGCTATGGAATGGAAGACGGCGAGACCTTAACAATCACTGGTGGCCCGGGTGGTGCTTGCAGACCAACCATCTCTAACAATGGCAAATATTTAGCTTTTGTAAAGCGTGTTCGCACCAAAACTGTGCTTTATCTACATGATTTAAGTACGGGTGAGGAATGGCCTATTTACGATAAATTGAATAAAGATCAGCAAGAAGCTTGGGCTATTTTCGGTACCTATTCAAACTTCGATTGGTCACCAGATGATAAATTTATTTATTTCTGGGCAGAAGGCAAGATTAAAAAGATCGATGTTAGTTCTTTGGCTGTGAGCGATGTTCCTTTCGAAGTAGAAAACACCATCAAAATCGCTGAAGCATTAAAGTTTAAAAGAGATATAAACCCAGATCAGTTTGAGGTAAAAGACATTAGAAATGCAGTCACTTCACCTGATGGGAAAATGTTGGTGTTTAACGCTTTAGGTCATTTATATAAAAAGCAATTGCCAAACGGAACTCCCGAAAGAATTACCACAGCAAAAGAATTTGAGTTTGAGCCAGCATTTTCTGCTGATGGAGCTACATTGGTTTATGTTACTTGGGATGATGAAGAATTAGGAGCAGTAAAGAAACTCGCGCTTAAAGAAAGAAAAAGTCAACCAGTAACAATCACTACTGAAAAAGGAGTTTACCGTTCGCCAGCTTTATCGCCAGATGCTAAAACAGTGGTGTTTGTAAAAGAATCTGGTAATGGCATTTTAGGTGGCACATTCGATAAAAAACCCGGTATTTATACTATTTCTATCAATGGAGGAGAGGCTAAAAGAATTAAGCAAGGTGGCGAGTATCCACAGTTTAATGTAAAAGGAGACAGAATCTTCTTCCAGACAGGTGGCTACTTTTTTGGTAATCTTACAAAACATCTTAAAAGTGTAAACTTACAAGGTGATGATGAGCAAACTCACGTAGAGTCTAAGTATGCAAACAGGTTGATTCCAAGTCCAGATAATAAATGGGTAGCTTTTATCAATTTGCATAAAGCTTATTTAGCGCCATTGCCGCTTTCAGGTCAAACATTAAACATCGATCCAAATAGTAAATCTGTTCCAGTAGCAGTCATTACGCGTGATGCAGGTATTAACTTGCACTGGTCAGCAGATAGCAAAAAAATTCACTGGACTTTGGGTGATGAATATTTCACCAACGATATTAATGAGAGATTTACCTTCTTAGAAGGTTCACCAGATAGCATTCCACCGATCGATACAGTGGGTGTAAAAGTTGCATTAACAGTAGATACTTATAAACCAGAAGGTATTATCGCTTTTACTGGTGCTACTATTATTACAATGGAAGGTGACCAAGTAATTGAGAATGGAACCATCGTAATTAATGGCAATAAGATTGAAGCGATAGGAGAGGACTCATCGGTAACCGTGCCTAAAGGTGCAAAAGTGTATGATGCAGAAGGGAAAACCATTATGCCGGGCTTGGTAGATGTACATGCTCACGTAAGTGCTTTTGGTTATGGTATTACTCCACAAAAACACTGGCCTTTATATGCGAATTTGGCTTATGGTGTTACTACTGCACACGATCCTTCAGCGAATACTGAGACTGTTTTTGCCCTTTCAGAATTGATTAAATCTGGTGATATGAACGGCCCGAGATTGTTCTCAACAGGTATCATCTTATATGGAGCTGATGGCGATTTTAAAGCCAAAGTAAATAACATAGAAGATGCGCGCTCAGCTTTAAGAAGGACCAAAGCTTTTGGTGCTTTCTCGGTAAAGAGTTACAACCAACCAAGAAGAAACCAAAGACAGCAAATTATTCAAGCTGCCAGAGAATTAAACATGTTGGTAGTTCCTGAAGGTGGTTCTACATTCTACCACAACATCAGTATGGTAATGGATGGCCACACAGGTATTGAGCATAATATTCCAGTAGCTCCGGTTTACAAAGATGTATTGGAGCTTTGGGGAGCGAGTAATTCTGGTTATACCCCAACTTTAATTGTAAACTATGGTGGGTTAAACGGAGAGTATTATTTCTACCAACACACAAATGTTTGGGAGAATGAAAAGTTACTCAACTTTTACCCAAGAGGCATGATCGACTCAAGGTCTCGTTACAGAACAATGGCTCCGGAAGAAGAATATGAGAATGGCCACATTCTGGTTTCTCAAACTTGTAAAGCTTTAGCAGATCATGGTGTAAAAGTGAACTTGGGCGCACATGGTCAGTTACATGGTTTAGGTGCTCACTGGGAACTTTGGATGTTACAACAAGGTGGAATGACTAACCTAGAAGCTTTAAAAGCAGCAACGATTAATGGGGCAGATTACCTCGGAATTGATGCGCAAGTTGGTTCTTTAAAAGAAGGAAAATTGGCAGACATCATCGTACTAGATAAAAACCCACTAGAAGATATTCAGAATACTAATTCTGTGGTTTACACGATGGTAAATGGACGTTTGTTCGACTCTGCTACCATGAACGAAATTGGTAATAAAGAAGAAACAAGAACGCAATTCTATTGGGAAAACAATAAGTATAACCAAGCATTTAATTGGCACGAATCAGCAGAGAGCTACATGAGAGTAGGTTGTAGCTGTGAAGCTGATCACTGA
- a CDS encoding MutS-related protein — translation MDIYHSNIKKYVEESELLAKVLSNLSLWRVIFFIAAFALIVFLANERILLGLILTAIVCVAGFVYLVKRYNRTDYKYKHTKFLKEINEQEIQRLENKLAEFESGKDFIKRAHPYIADIDTFGTHSLFQLLNRTTTESGSLLLAEWLLAPASKSIIEERQEAVKELAPRLDWRQDFEATGMHFKNAKSDVNHLLNWISKPVHLLESQTKYLLIEGVLAICSSIALVYFLAQFISFGYSKPAIIAMLILGVFVAINQMIINRVRKNADEIAKDNDKHLKTLGGYKELIVKIENEQFNSGLLQKLKSVFRQDKYSAADEIGKLVNILEFFQHRGVSKESMGKNAFYGLINIFWLIDIYLIIQAEKWKVKNSAYLKKWADAVSEFEALNSLAGFHYSNPEYAFPEIAAEPYQIHFEELGHPLLNKDKRVTNTFHLDKRGEIAMITGSNMAGKSTFLRTLGINMVLAFTGAPCCATTASVSLLQLFTSMRTQDNLEEGVSSFYAELKRIEQLLELITSGKPIFFLLDEMFKGTNSKDRYKGGVSLIKQLSELNAFGIISTHDLELAKLAGKHMMVANYSFNSEIKDGEMLFNYKITDGICKDFNASELMRRSGINILPEIEEL, via the coding sequence ATGGATATATACCATAGTAATATAAAGAAGTACGTAGAAGAAAGTGAGTTGCTGGCAAAGGTGTTAAGTAATCTATCTTTGTGGAGGGTAATATTTTTTATTGCAGCATTTGCATTAATTGTGTTTCTGGCAAATGAACGCATCTTGCTTGGTTTAATACTGACAGCAATTGTTTGCGTTGCAGGTTTTGTTTATCTGGTAAAGCGATATAACCGCACAGATTATAAGTATAAGCATACGAAGTTTCTCAAAGAGATAAATGAGCAGGAGATACAGCGACTTGAAAACAAGCTAGCAGAATTTGAATCTGGTAAAGATTTTATCAAAAGAGCGCATCCTTACATTGCCGATATAGATACCTTTGGTACGCATTCACTTTTTCAATTACTCAACAGAACCACCACCGAATCGGGGAGTTTACTTCTTGCAGAATGGTTATTGGCTCCGGCTTCTAAATCAATCATTGAAGAAAGGCAAGAAGCTGTAAAAGAACTCGCTCCAAGGTTAGACTGGCGACAAGATTTTGAGGCAACGGGTATGCATTTTAAAAATGCTAAATCGGATGTAAACCACCTGTTAAACTGGATTAGCAAGCCGGTACATTTATTAGAAAGTCAAACTAAATACTTGTTGATAGAAGGTGTGTTAGCCATTTGCTCTTCAATAGCTTTAGTGTATTTTTTAGCTCAGTTTATCAGCTTTGGCTACTCTAAACCTGCCATCATTGCCATGCTTATTCTGGGTGTTTTTGTGGCTATTAATCAGATGATTATTAATAGGGTTAGAAAGAATGCTGATGAAATTGCCAAGGATAACGATAAGCATTTAAAAACTTTAGGAGGTTATAAAGAACTGATTGTTAAAATCGAAAATGAACAATTCAATTCAGGCTTACTACAAAAACTAAAGTCAGTATTTAGGCAAGATAAATATTCAGCAGCAGATGAGATTGGGAAGTTGGTTAATATTTTAGAGTTCTTCCAGCATAGAGGTGTGAGTAAAGAATCGATGGGTAAAAATGCTTTTTATGGACTAATCAATATTTTCTGGCTCATCGATATTTACTTAATCATTCAAGCAGAAAAATGGAAGGTAAAAAACAGTGCTTACCTAAAAAAATGGGCAGATGCTGTAAGCGAGTTTGAGGCATTAAATAGCTTGGCGGGTTTTCATTATTCTAATCCAGAGTATGCTTTTCCAGAAATTGCGGCAGAGCCATACCAAATTCATTTTGAAGAATTAGGGCATCCATTGCTTAATAAAGACAAGCGAGTTACTAATACTTTCCATCTGGATAAGCGAGGAGAAATCGCCATGATCACTGGCTCAAACATGGCCGGTAAAAGCACCTTTTTACGCACATTGGGTATTAATATGGTGTTGGCTTTTACAGGCGCACCTTGCTGCGCTACAACTGCAAGCGTTTCTTTGTTACAACTTTTTACCAGTATGCGTACGCAAGACAATCTGGAAGAAGGTGTCTCTTCTTTTTATGCCGAATTAAAAAGGATAGAGCAATTGCTCGAATTGATTACCAGTGGCAAACCGATTTTCTTTTTACTCGACGAAATGTTTAAAGGAACAAACTCTAAAGATAGATATAAAGGCGGTGTTTCGCTGATAAAACAGTTGAGTGAGTTAAACGCATTTGGTATTATTTCTACTCACGATTTAGAGTTGGCCAAACTTGCAGGCAAACACATGATGGTCGCCAATTATAGTTTCAATAGCGAAATAAAAGATGGTGAGATGCTCTTTAACTATAAAATTACCGATGGCATTTGTAAAGATTTTAATGCCAGCGAATTGATGAGGAGAAGCGGAATCAATATTTTGCCAGAAATTGAAGAACTGTGA
- a CDS encoding pyridoxamine 5'-phosphate oxidase family protein, which translates to MNYAKLAFTDAVKKLQEQNGSRKSYERMEQFTNDDGLSVREARHIQNRDSFYLATYGENGFPYIQHRGGPKGFLKVLNSQTLGFLDFSGNKQYISTGNIQHNNKVSLFLMDYPSKTRLKIYAETEILALDEKPEITEKLQLSNYRYSAKRVMLFHVKAFNWNCPQHIKPRYSAEEMEDLFSAQQEYIKTLESEIKRLRG; encoded by the coding sequence ATGAATTATGCAAAATTGGCATTTACAGATGCTGTAAAGAAATTGCAGGAACAAAATGGGAGTCGGAAAAGCTATGAGAGAATGGAGCAGTTTACCAATGATGATGGTTTATCTGTACGAGAAGCAAGGCATATCCAAAATAGAGATAGCTTTTATCTGGCAACCTATGGCGAAAATGGCTTTCCTTACATCCAACATAGAGGTGGACCCAAAGGATTTTTAAAGGTATTAAATTCCCAAACTTTAGGCTTTTTAGATTTTAGCGGTAACAAGCAATACATATCTACAGGTAACATCCAACATAATAATAAAGTATCACTTTTTTTGATGGATTACCCTTCAAAAACGCGATTGAAAATTTATGCCGAAACTGAGATTTTAGCTTTGGATGAGAAACCAGAAATTACAGAGAAACTTCAGCTAAGTAATTACCGATACAGTGCTAAGCGAGTGATGCTGTTTCATGTAAAAGCATTTAATTGGAATTGCCCACAACATATTAAGCCAAGATACTCAGCAGAAGAAATGGAAGATTTATTTTCTGCACAACAAGAATACATTAAAACCCTAGAATCTGAAATTAAAAGGTTGAGAGGCTAA